DNA sequence from the Xenopus tropicalis strain Nigerian chromosome 4, UCB_Xtro_10.0, whole genome shotgun sequence genome:
TCCCCTTCTCGGTGAGCATCACGTTGGGGCTCTTGATGTCCCTGTGAACGGCCCGGTGGTGGTGAATGTGGTTGAGAGCCTGGGGAGATTGAGAtgtaggttataagaatataacagaCATTTGGTTAAATATTCCTAACAAAGAGCGTGTAACACAATGTAGGATaatgtaaagcaaaataatagaAGAGTCTTTAAGGAGTGAATCCAAGTTTACCTTCAATACCTCCCTGCAGACATAGCCAATCCAGGTCTCCTTCAGGGATTGGCCTTCGGTGCTGTCGATCAGGTCGTACAGGGAGCCGCCGCTGCAGTACTCAAGGACAAGCTGCAATAGGAAGGAATGATTTCAGGCCGTGTATGTATTTTATCGCCTCCAATGGAGATCTCTTTGGCACATAAGGGATGAATGTGATGCAACAAACAATTTCTTACCTCCAGATACTCCGATGACTCCTCGTTTGGAGCAGGGTG
Encoded proteins:
- the LOC116410321 gene encoding serine/threonine-protein kinase mig-15-like produces the protein MANITRDEESVCREVSFLLKFSRHRNIASYYGAYYHPAPNEESSEYLELVLEYCSGGSLYDLIDSTEGQSLKETWIGYVCREVLKALNHIHHHRAVHRDIKSPNVMLTEKGNIKLSE